From one Dyella sp. 2HG41-7 genomic stretch:
- a CDS encoding protein-glutamate O-methyltransferase produces the protein MTTATLSDTNSTSSMSGPLLGDAEFQFLRDFVYQYCGISLSDQKRQLVQGRLQRRLRALGLKDFKGYCDLLRSEPDGEMGELASAISTNVTSFFREMHHYDLLIDELLPRWLQEKKDGGRLRIWSAGCSTGEEPYALAMVLAEALERTGSKVDARILATDLSPQALEQARAGMYPLDRMGGISDERRRRWFLRGEGRYEGYACVHPRLRELVTIQPLNLLSDWPMRGPFDAIFCRNVVIYFDKPTKQRLFSRYAGLLEQGGYLFLGHSESMYGLTDSFELVGRTVYRKSVP, from the coding sequence ATGACGACGGCAACTCTCTCCGATACCAATTCGACATCTTCGATGAGTGGGCCGTTGCTGGGCGATGCCGAGTTCCAGTTTCTGCGCGACTTCGTTTATCAGTATTGCGGTATTTCGCTCAGCGACCAGAAGCGCCAGCTTGTGCAAGGCCGCCTGCAGCGCCGTCTGCGCGCCTTGGGATTGAAAGATTTCAAAGGCTACTGCGATCTGTTGCGCAGCGAGCCCGATGGCGAAATGGGCGAACTGGCCAGCGCCATCAGCACCAACGTCACATCGTTCTTCCGCGAAATGCACCACTACGATCTGTTGATCGACGAGCTGCTTCCGCGCTGGCTGCAGGAAAAGAAAGACGGCGGACGTCTGCGCATCTGGTCTGCAGGTTGCTCCACAGGCGAAGAACCTTACGCGTTGGCGATGGTGTTGGCCGAAGCGTTGGAACGCACCGGCAGCAAGGTCGATGCGCGCATCTTGGCGACGGATCTTTCGCCGCAGGCGTTGGAGCAGGCGCGCGCCGGTATGTATCCGCTCGATCGCATGGGCGGCATCAGCGACGAACGTCGTCGCCGCTGGTTTCTGCGCGGCGAGGGACGTTACGAAGGCTACGCCTGCGTGCATCCGCGACTGCGCGAGCTGGTCACCATTCAGCCGCTCAATCTGTTGAGCGATTGGCCGATGCGCGGTCCGTTCGACGCGATTTTCTGCCGCAACGTGGTGATCTATTTCGACAAGCCGACCAAGCAGCGTTTGTTCTCGCGCTATGCCGGCTTGCTCGAGCAAGGAGGCTATCTCTTTCTTGGTCATTCCGAATCGATGTACGGCCTTACCGATTCGTTCGAACTGGTCGGCCGCACTGTTTATCGGAAATCCGTCCCATGA
- the cheD gene encoding chemoreceptor glutamine deamidase CheD gives MTAPLPGVAFAPNTAAPVLPGFEHMRRFWDPTHSCMTVKVLPGEYYVSAQEEMVSTVLGSCVSACIRDAERRIGGMNHFMLPEPMSGERNDWSAAVGRAARYGSDAMEQLINAILKAGGKREALTVKIFGGGRVLAQMTDVGKRNIAFVTRYLEMEKLPLVASDVGDIYPRQLQFFPASGRVRVRQLRSQRDAELAANEQRYLKRLANDPIKGEVELF, from the coding sequence ATGACAGCACCACTGCCGGGCGTCGCCTTTGCGCCCAACACCGCTGCCCCCGTGTTGCCCGGATTCGAGCATATGCGTCGATTCTGGGACCCCACGCACAGCTGCATGACCGTCAAGGTTTTGCCTGGCGAGTACTACGTCAGCGCGCAAGAAGAGATGGTTTCCACCGTGCTCGGCTCGTGCGTATCGGCGTGCATTCGCGATGCGGAACGGCGCATCGGCGGCATGAACCACTTCATGTTGCCCGAACCGATGAGCGGCGAGCGCAACGATTGGTCGGCCGCCGTCGGCCGTGCGGCGCGCTACGGCAGCGACGCGATGGAGCAGCTGATCAACGCCATTTTGAAAGCCGGCGGCAAGCGCGAAGCACTGACGGTAAAGATTTTCGGCGGCGGCCGCGTGCTGGCGCAGATGACCGATGTCGGCAAGCGCAATATCGCCTTCGTGACGCGTTATCTTGAAATGGAAAAATTGCCGCTGGTGGCGTCGGATGTGGGCGATATCTATCCGCGCCAATTGCAGTTTTTTCCGGCCAGCGGAAGGGTGCGCGTGCGCCAGTTGCGCAGCCAGCGCGACGCCGAATTGGCGGCCAACGAGCAACGTTACCTCAAGCGTTTGGCGAACGATCCGATAAAGGGAGAGGTGGAGCTGTTTTGA
- a CDS encoding chemotaxis response regulator protein-glutamate methylesterase, with product MDKVRVLVVDDSALVRKLLSAMLDSDPGIEVVGVAADPLIAREKIKQLNPDVLTLDVEMPRMDGLTFLENLMRLRPMPVVMVSSLTERGAEVTLRALEIGAVDFFTKPSSDLANCFAESAQEICAKVKLAARTRPRAFTQVQKLDVAPRLSADVVLPRSQSPGTRGSTRIIAVGASTGGTEAIRVLLEAMPPDAPPMVITQHIPAAFSGPFATRMNNCSAMRVCEARDGQPIQPGHAYIAPGGEHLLVMWDGAKHVCRLHDGPQVNRHKPSVDVLFRSTAASIGAAAIGVLLTGMGDDGARGLLEMRESGAPTLVQDEASSVVWGMPGAAWKLGAADEKMPLEKIAERLLVLAQQPIATARRAAS from the coding sequence ATGGATAAAGTTCGCGTCCTGGTAGTCGACGATTCCGCCCTGGTGCGGAAGCTGTTGTCAGCCATGCTCGATTCCGATCCAGGCATCGAGGTGGTCGGCGTGGCCGCCGATCCGCTGATCGCGCGCGAGAAGATCAAGCAGCTCAATCCCGACGTGCTGACGCTCGATGTCGAAATGCCGCGCATGGACGGGCTGACCTTCCTCGAAAACCTGATGCGTCTGCGACCGATGCCGGTGGTAATGGTGTCGTCGCTGACCGAGCGCGGCGCGGAAGTGACGCTGCGCGCGTTGGAAATCGGCGCGGTGGATTTCTTCACCAAGCCCTCCAGCGATCTGGCCAACTGTTTTGCGGAAAGCGCGCAGGAAATTTGCGCAAAGGTAAAGCTGGCCGCACGCACGCGTCCGCGCGCCTTTACGCAAGTGCAGAAACTCGATGTGGCGCCGCGGCTTTCCGCCGATGTGGTGTTGCCGCGTTCGCAGTCGCCGGGTACGCGCGGTAGCACGCGCATCATCGCGGTGGGCGCATCCACCGGCGGCACGGAAGCGATTCGCGTACTGCTGGAAGCGATGCCGCCCGATGCGCCGCCGATGGTCATCACCCAGCATATCCCCGCAGCGTTCAGCGGTCCGTTTGCGACGCGCATGAACAACTGCTCGGCCATGCGTGTGTGCGAAGCGCGTGACGGCCAACCGATTCAACCGGGCCACGCATACATCGCGCCCGGCGGCGAACATCTGCTGGTGATGTGGGACGGCGCCAAGCACGTGTGTCGCTTGCACGACGGTCCGCAAGTCAATCGTCACAAGCCCAGCGTGGATGTGCTGTTTCGTTCCACTGCGGCAAGCATCGGCGCCGCCGCCATTGGCGTGCTGCTGACCGGCATGGGCGACGACGGTGCGCGTGGCCTGCTGGAAATGCGCGAAAGCGGCGCACCTACGTTGGTGCAAGACGAAGCCAGCTCCGTGGTGTGGGGCATGCCCGGCGCCGCGTGGAAACTGGGTGCGGCCGACGAAAAGATGCCGCTGGAAAAAATTGCCGAGCGCCTGCTGGTGCTGGCGCAACAACCTATCGCAACCGCACGACGCGCTGCGTCCTGA
- a CDS encoding methyl-accepting chemotaxis protein, translating into MSVIIPTSASRPYVGIGASLVALLLGLVWHPAWMAPVLITALCGVWIFECRRMAAAIVVEAPPAPDHAPVREALEDIRGALVDELGHASRELHQALDLLRDAVSELGGGFDGLSQKTGMQQSLLKQIIGTQNGGVSVQDFAARTGDLLQHFVGLIVQLSRESLRIVYRIDGMSKEMDAVFALLKNVNTIAEETNLLALNAAIEAARAGEAGRGFAVVAGEIRNLASHSNQFNEQIGSHVERARIAMEQVRGLVGDLASQDLNVALSAKGGIDAMMEHVTESDARTSAVADQVVEINRGLGNDVSTTIRSLQFEDILSQLLNQTRVRLVELQGVAADTTRDIESLACENFDVQVLRQHSERVRERLALQREKARIRSRGPALQNTMDAGEIELF; encoded by the coding sequence ATGTCCGTGATCATCCCCACCTCTGCTTCACGCCCTTACGTCGGCATCGGCGCGAGTCTCGTCGCCTTGCTGCTGGGCCTTGTCTGGCATCCTGCGTGGATGGCGCCGGTGCTGATCACCGCGCTGTGCGGTGTTTGGATTTTCGAGTGCCGCCGAATGGCCGCCGCCATCGTGGTGGAGGCGCCGCCCGCGCCCGACCATGCGCCGGTACGCGAAGCACTGGAAGATATTCGCGGCGCCCTGGTCGACGAACTCGGACATGCCTCGCGCGAATTGCATCAGGCGCTGGACTTGCTGCGCGACGCCGTCTCCGAACTTGGCGGCGGCTTCGACGGCCTGTCGCAGAAAACTGGCATGCAGCAGTCGTTGTTGAAGCAGATTATCGGCACGCAGAACGGCGGCGTATCCGTACAGGATTTCGCCGCGCGCACCGGCGACCTGCTGCAGCATTTCGTCGGCCTGATCGTGCAGTTGTCGCGCGAAAGCCTGCGCATTGTCTATCGCATCGACGGCATGTCGAAGGAAATGGACGCGGTGTTTGCGTTGCTGAAGAACGTGAATACGATCGCCGAAGAAACCAATCTGCTTGCGCTGAATGCCGCCATCGAAGCGGCGCGCGCGGGTGAAGCCGGCCGCGGCTTTGCGGTGGTCGCCGGTGAAATTCGCAACCTCGCTAGCCACTCCAACCAATTCAACGAACAGATCGGTAGCCACGTCGAACGCGCGCGCATCGCGATGGAACAGGTGCGTGGTCTGGTCGGCGATCTGGCCTCGCAGGATTTGAACGTGGCGCTGTCGGCGAAAGGCGGCATCGACGCGATGATGGAACACGTCACCGAAAGCGACGCGCGCACCAGCGCCGTGGCCGATCAGGTTGTCGAGATCAATCGCGGCCTCGGCAACGACGTGTCCACCACCATCCGTTCGCTTCAGTTCGAAGACATCCTCAGCCAGCTGCTCAACCAGACGCGCGTGCGCCTGGTCGAACTGCAGGGCGTCGCCGCCGACACCACGCGCGATATCGAATCGCTGGCCTGCGAAAACTTTGATGTGCAGGTGCTGCGCCAGCATTCCGAACGCGTGCGCGAGCGCCTTGCCTTGCAGCGCGAAAAAGCCCGTATCCGGTCGCGTGGTCCTGCCTTGCAGAACACCATGGACGCCGGCGAAATCGAATTGTTCTAA
- a CDS encoding STAS domain-containing protein, protein MSLNVQHDLEQDCVTLQFDNHFDFSVHRSFHEACLGDRKPSRSYVIDLGEVDSMDSSALGMLLLLREHAGGDRAEIRIVNASNSLRGTLRVAGFDKLFTLH, encoded by the coding sequence ATGAGCCTCAACGTCCAACATGACCTCGAACAGGATTGCGTGACCCTCCAGTTCGACAACCACTTCGATTTCAGCGTCCACCGCAGCTTCCACGAAGCCTGCCTGGGCGACCGCAAACCCTCGCGCAGCTATGTGATCGATCTGGGCGAAGTGGACAGCATGGACAGCTCCGCGCTCGGCATGCTGTTGCTGCTGCGCGAACACGCGGGTGGCGATCGGGCGGAGATTCGCATCGTCAACGCGAGCAACTCGTTGCGCGGTACGTTGCGGGTGGCCGGGTTCGATAAGCTGTTTACGTTGCACTGA
- a CDS encoding alpha-glucosidase — protein sequence MKLIRRIILATAFLSTCAIAQTGNVARTDKPWWNGAVFYEIYPRSFGDSNGDGVGDLNGITQHLDYLQRLGIDAIWITPMYPSPQVDFGYDISNYETVDPQYGTLADFDKLIGAAHQRHIKVLLDMVLNHTSDKHPWFIASAASRSNPKSDWYVWNDGADANASGITPFQKRYQHEGKVPPNNWESVFGGSAWQWVSARHQFYYHRFYIQQPDLNWRNPEVEKAMFASIRFWLDRGVDGFRLDAISTLFEDPKLHNDPELPGTNDQGDPNLRSQYSDNLPEVHDVMRRLRAVLQSYPGDRVLIGETYTPNVAELEKWYGGKEQNELQLPMDTQPGFGDGANFSANWFRQSLQMSQQVTGEPLIVFDNHDNTRSIDRFGDGAHNVARAKIIATLLLTTRASALTYYGAPIGMVTTTPTRKEDVRDPIGITGWPKQKGRDGERTPMQWTTGLQAGFSSAKKTWLPIASDYRTVNVQSELKDPESLLNWYHQLIALRKTEPALRDGTMQFLDNANNKVLTFRRNGPEPVIVAMNFTDFAQPLAANLASSHIRTLATTAPELQHATSIQGVSLPPYGVWVFKVDGAGDSAGAK from the coding sequence ATGAAACTTATCCGCCGAATCATCCTCGCCACCGCTTTCTTGAGTACGTGCGCGATCGCGCAAACCGGGAACGTCGCGCGGACCGACAAACCGTGGTGGAACGGCGCGGTGTTCTACGAGATTTATCCGCGCAGCTTTGGCGACAGCAATGGCGACGGTGTCGGAGATTTGAACGGCATTACGCAACATCTGGATTATCTCCAGCGGTTGGGCATCGATGCGATCTGGATTACTCCGATGTATCCGTCGCCGCAAGTCGATTTTGGTTATGACATTTCCAATTACGAAACGGTCGACCCGCAATACGGCACCCTGGCCGATTTCGACAAACTGATCGGCGCCGCGCACCAACGGCATATCAAGGTGCTGCTGGATATGGTGCTCAACCACACCTCGGACAAACATCCGTGGTTTATCGCCTCGGCGGCGTCGCGCAGCAATCCAAAGTCCGACTGGTATGTATGGAACGACGGCGCCGACGCCAACGCGTCCGGCATCACGCCGTTCCAAAAGCGCTATCAGCATGAAGGCAAAGTGCCACCCAACAATTGGGAATCGGTCTTCGGCGGTTCGGCATGGCAATGGGTGTCCGCGCGACATCAGTTCTACTACCACCGCTTCTACATCCAGCAACCCGACCTCAATTGGCGAAACCCTGAGGTCGAAAAAGCCATGTTCGCGTCAATCCGTTTCTGGCTCGACCGCGGCGTGGACGGTTTCCGGTTGGATGCGATTTCCACTCTGTTCGAAGATCCAAAACTGCACAACGATCCGGAGTTGCCAGGCACCAACGATCAGGGCGATCCGAATCTGCGCTCGCAATACAGCGACAATCTTCCGGAAGTGCACGACGTGATGCGTCGCCTGCGCGCCGTACTGCAAAGCTATCCCGGCGACCGCGTATTGATCGGCGAAACCTACACGCCCAACGTCGCCGAACTAGAGAAATGGTACGGCGGCAAAGAGCAAAACGAATTGCAGCTGCCAATGGATACGCAACCCGGCTTCGGTGACGGCGCCAACTTCAGTGCGAATTGGTTTCGTCAGTCGCTGCAGATGTCGCAGCAAGTAACCGGCGAACCGCTGATCGTGTTCGACAACCACGACAACACGCGCTCCATCGACCGCTTCGGCGACGGCGCGCATAACGTCGCGCGCGCCAAAATCATCGCGACATTGTTACTCACCACCCGCGCCAGCGCCCTTACCTATTACGGCGCGCCGATCGGCATGGTCACCACCACGCCCACACGAAAAGAAGATGTGCGCGATCCAATCGGCATCACTGGCTGGCCGAAACAAAAAGGCCGCGACGGCGAACGCACGCCGATGCAATGGACGACCGGTCTTCAGGCCGGCTTTTCTAGCGCGAAAAAAACGTGGCTGCCGATCGCCAGTGACTACCGCACGGTCAATGTGCAAAGCGAACTGAAAGATCCCGAATCGCTGCTCAACTGGTATCACCAACTCATCGCGCTACGCAAAACCGAGCCGGCTTTGCGCGATGGCACCATGCAGTTCTTGGATAACGCCAACAACAAAGTGCTGACCTTCCGGCGCAACGGCCCCGAACCGGTGATCGTCGCAATGAACTTCACCGACTTCGCGCAACCGCTCGCCGCCAATCTTGCGTCTAGCCACATCCGTACGCTCGCCACCACAGCGCCCGAGCTGCAGCACGCTACGTCGATACAGGGTGTGAGCCTGCCGCCTTATGGGGTGTGGGTGTTCAAAGTTGACGGAGCCGGAGATTCAGCAGGCGCCAAATAG
- a CDS encoding alpha/beta hydrolase: MIWKTKAMRRRMLGAAVVAVLVAQGGMMDVHAQSTQANTAKSVSQDPWGSLKHVHAGVLDVAYAEMGPADGPVVILLHGWPYDIHSYQAVAPALAAKGYRVLVPYARGYGDTHFLSDKTARNAEPAALAQDVIDFMDALHIKRAVFGGFDWGARSADIVAALWPERVKALVTVSGYLIGSQESGKTPLPPKAELQWWYQYYFATERGRLGYEKNHHDFAKLIWQLASPKWNFDDATFERSAPAFDNPDQVAITIHNYRWRLDLAKGETKYDALEKRLAQFPAVAVPTIAMEGDANGAPHPQPEAYAKKFTGKYQYRLISGGIGHNLPEEAPQAFTQAVIDADHL, translated from the coding sequence ATGATCTGGAAAACGAAAGCGATGCGTCGCCGCATGCTTGGTGCGGCTGTTGTCGCCGTGTTAGTCGCTCAGGGCGGCATGATGGACGTGCATGCGCAATCCACGCAAGCGAACACGGCCAAATCCGTATCACAAGATCCGTGGGGTTCGCTAAAGCACGTCCACGCTGGCGTATTGGATGTGGCTTACGCCGAAATGGGGCCGGCCGATGGCCCAGTCGTGATTCTTCTGCATGGCTGGCCTTACGACATTCACAGCTATCAGGCGGTTGCGCCAGCGCTGGCGGCGAAGGGTTATCGCGTGCTGGTTCCGTATGCGCGCGGCTACGGCGACACGCATTTCCTATCCGACAAGACGGCGCGCAATGCAGAGCCGGCTGCGTTGGCTCAAGACGTGATCGACTTCATGGATGCGCTGCATATCAAGCGCGCCGTGTTCGGCGGTTTCGATTGGGGCGCACGCTCGGCGGATATCGTGGCCGCGTTGTGGCCGGAACGCGTGAAAGCGCTGGTTACTGTGAGCGGTTATCTCATTGGTAGCCAGGAGTCCGGCAAGACGCCGCTGCCGCCGAAGGCCGAACTGCAGTGGTGGTATCAGTATTACTTCGCCACCGAGCGCGGTCGTCTCGGCTATGAGAAGAATCATCACGATTTCGCCAAGTTGATCTGGCAGCTGGCTTCGCCGAAATGGAATTTCGACGATGCCACGTTCGAAAGAAGCGCACCGGCGTTCGACAATCCCGATCAGGTCGCCATCACGATCCACAACTACCGCTGGCGTTTGGATCTGGCCAAGGGCGAAACCAAATACGACGCATTGGAAAAACGCCTGGCGCAATTTCCCGCTGTCGCCGTGCCGACCATCGCGATGGAAGGCGACGCCAACGGCGCGCCACATCCGCAACCGGAAGCGTATGCGAAGAAATTCACCGGTAAATACCAGTATCGGCTGATCAGCGGCGGCATCGGGCATAACTTGCCGGAAGAAGCGCCGCAGGCGTTTACGCAGGCGGTGATCGACGCGGATCACCTTTAA
- a CDS encoding Arc family DNA-binding protein: MATEKKPFPLRINAHVLEAMQRWADDELRSVNAQIEFVLREALYKNGRLKAGKTKPVVDKDG; encoded by the coding sequence ATGGCGACCGAAAAAAAACCTTTTCCATTGCGCATCAACGCGCATGTCCTAGAGGCCATGCAACGATGGGCCGACGACGAATTGCGCAGCGTTAACGCGCAAATCGAATTCGTGTTGCGCGAGGCGCTTTACAAGAACGGAAGATTGAAAGCCGGCAAGACCAAACCTGTCGTGGATAAAGACGGCTGA
- a CDS encoding SPFH domain-containing protein, protein MNERNGFSVAGIPFVFVCLVLFLVALGLLFHLEVDASPGPRLLGIVLLVAEVFGLKGFFQVAPNEGQVLQLFGRYAGTVREEGLRWTNPFCTRRRVSLRTRNFESSKLKVNDSDGNPIEIAAVVVWQVIDTAEAMFCVDNYENFVTIQSESALRQMAQSYPYDAHEAGQPSLRSHGEEINNHLRDEIQARLGKAGVQISEARISHLAYAQEIAQAMLQRQQAGAIIAARQRIVEGAVGIVAMALEKLRGQGVVDLDEERKAAMVSNLLVVLCGERATQPVVNTGTLHN, encoded by the coding sequence ATGAATGAACGGAACGGATTTTCGGTAGCTGGCATCCCATTCGTCTTTGTCTGCCTGGTGCTTTTTCTCGTCGCGCTGGGCTTGCTGTTTCATCTCGAAGTCGACGCATCGCCCGGGCCGCGCTTGCTCGGCATCGTTTTGTTGGTGGCGGAAGTGTTCGGGCTGAAGGGCTTTTTCCAGGTCGCGCCGAACGAGGGACAGGTACTTCAGCTTTTCGGACGCTATGCGGGCACGGTTCGCGAGGAAGGTTTGCGCTGGACCAATCCGTTCTGTACGCGCCGCCGCGTTTCATTGCGCACGCGCAACTTCGAAAGCAGCAAGTTGAAGGTCAACGATAGCGACGGCAATCCGATCGAAATCGCGGCGGTCGTCGTGTGGCAAGTAATCGATACCGCCGAAGCGATGTTTTGCGTCGATAACTACGAAAACTTCGTCACGATCCAAAGCGAATCCGCGCTTCGCCAAATGGCGCAAAGCTATCCGTACGACGCCCACGAAGCCGGCCAGCCGTCACTTCGCAGCCACGGCGAAGAAATCAACAATCACCTGCGCGACGAAATCCAGGCCAGGCTCGGCAAGGCCGGCGTGCAAATCAGCGAAGCACGCATCAGCCACCTTGCCTACGCGCAGGAAATCGCCCAAGCCATGCTGCAACGGCAGCAAGCCGGCGCCATCATCGCCGCTCGCCAACGCATCGTCGAAGGCGCGGTGGGCATCGTCGCCATGGCGCTGGAGAAACTGCGCGGCCAAGGCGTGGTCGATCTCGACGAAGAACGCAAAGCGGCGATGGTCAGCAACCTGCTCGTCGTGCTCTGCGGCGAGCGCGCCACACAGCCCGTGGTGAATACGGGTACGTTGCATAACTGA
- a CDS encoding outer membrane beta-barrel protein produces MNKLALSAAVAALALSPVLTQVAHADDTSTPVTTNDYANWQNDFFVAGQLGQTQFRTADLSHDNSVFQNVRFGWRWNGLIGPEIGYVYLGRPKTDVTGDGSTSLSVKPRAATLGVNAKYNFYQNWFVTGHAGYMRSQTKFDEVSGDLGARYKTWNNGLYAGLGVGYDLTNNFSVGLNYDNYRVQSGNSTSSEYVDAGHGRTNVAAYSASVEYRF; encoded by the coding sequence ATGAATAAGCTCGCCCTTTCGGCCGCTGTGGCCGCCCTTGCTTTGTCCCCCGTGCTGACCCAGGTCGCCCACGCCGACGACACCAGCACCCCTGTCACCACCAACGACTACGCCAATTGGCAGAACGACTTTTTCGTCGCCGGCCAGCTGGGCCAGACTCAGTTCCGCACCGCCGATCTGAGCCATGACAACAGCGTGTTCCAGAACGTGCGCTTCGGCTGGCGCTGGAACGGTCTGATCGGTCCGGAAATCGGCTACGTGTACCTCGGTCGTCCGAAGACGGACGTGACCGGTGACGGCAGCACGTCGCTGTCGGTGAAGCCGCGCGCCGCTACCCTGGGCGTGAACGCCAAGTACAACTTCTATCAGAACTGGTTCGTGACCGGTCACGCCGGCTACATGCGTTCGCAGACCAAGTTCGATGAGGTGTCCGGCGATCTCGGCGCCCGCTACAAGACCTGGAACAACGGTTTGTATGCCGGCCTGGGCGTTGGCTACGACCTGACCAACAACTTCAGTGTCGGTCTCAACTACGACAACTACCGCGTGCAGTCGGGCAACAGCACCAGCTCCGAGTACGTGGACGCCGGCCACGGCCGCACCAACGTGGCGGCCTATTCCGCCTCGGTGGAATACCGCTTCTAA
- a CDS encoding M61 family peptidase: protein MKLTPLAAATLAIALGGTAFAVYADDIPAPQNTPYAAGSLKIDVDATDVAHRVFRVHEVIPAAAGPLTLLYPEWIPGHHSPTGPIDKFAGLVVKANGKTLEWTRDPYNVCAFHVDVPQGASSVEVDFQFLSPQDTRQGRVVMTPEMLNLQWNTVTLYPAGYYARQIQTDASVTLPTGWQFGSALDVASQDGSTVHFKPINYDDLVDSPIYAGKYFKRVDLDPGAATPVHVDIVADDPKYLEITPEQLKIHRNLVQQMYKMYGAHHYDHYDFLLSLSNKMSGNGLEHHRSSEDGTPTGYFTEWDKSWIMRDLLSHEFNHSWDGKYRRGADLATPNFNVTMGDTLLWVYEGQTQFWGQVMAARAGLWSDKQYMEMVAAVAATYDKGRPGLATWRNVQDTTNDPTIAQRRPLPYRNYQASEDYYSAGEMIWLDVDGKLRELTGGKKTIDDFGKAFFGVNPGAWDVDPYTFEDVVKTLNDIAPFDWKSYLRTRLDGHGPLTGGLESHGWKLVYTDKPSDAIKAAEGFRHTADLTFSLGVSVGKEGAIGDVLWDGPAFNAGLSPGMTIVAINGRSYDADALKDAVTAAAKDTNQPIELLVKNFDEYKTVRIDYHGGLKYPHLERDTSKPDTLSQLIKAR, encoded by the coding sequence TTGAAACTCACCCCGCTTGCCGCCGCCACCCTCGCCATCGCGCTGGGAGGCACCGCCTTCGCCGTCTACGCCGACGACATCCCCGCACCGCAGAACACGCCGTATGCGGCCGGTTCGCTGAAAATCGATGTGGACGCCACCGATGTCGCCCATCGCGTGTTCCGCGTCCACGAGGTGATTCCGGCGGCGGCGGGTCCGCTGACACTGCTGTATCCGGAGTGGATTCCGGGTCATCACTCGCCCACCGGTCCGATCGACAAGTTCGCCGGCCTCGTGGTGAAGGCCAACGGCAAAACGCTGGAATGGACGCGCGATCCGTACAACGTGTGCGCCTTCCATGTCGACGTGCCGCAAGGCGCGAGCAGCGTCGAGGTGGATTTCCAATTCCTCTCACCGCAGGACACCCGTCAGGGTCGCGTGGTGATGACACCGGAAATGCTCAACCTGCAGTGGAACACGGTCACCTTGTATCCGGCGGGTTATTACGCGCGTCAAATCCAGACGGATGCGAGCGTGACGTTGCCGACCGGTTGGCAATTCGGTTCCGCCCTGGATGTCGCTTCGCAAGACGGCAGCACCGTGCATTTCAAGCCGATCAACTATGACGACCTGGTCGACTCACCGATTTACGCCGGTAAGTATTTCAAGCGCGTTGATCTCGATCCGGGCGCCGCGACGCCGGTGCATGTCGACATCGTTGCGGACGATCCGAAGTATCTGGAGATCACGCCGGAACAGCTGAAGATCCATCGCAATCTTGTGCAGCAGATGTACAAGATGTACGGCGCGCATCACTACGATCACTACGACTTCCTGCTCTCGCTCAGCAACAAGATGAGCGGCAATGGCTTGGAACATCATCGCTCCAGCGAAGACGGCACACCCACCGGTTACTTCACCGAATGGGACAAGAGCTGGATCATGCGCGATCTGCTCTCGCACGAATTCAATCACTCGTGGGACGGCAAGTATCGTCGCGGCGCGGATCTGGCCACGCCGAATTTCAATGTGACGATGGGCGACACGCTGCTGTGGGTGTATGAAGGTCAGACGCAGTTCTGGGGCCAGGTGATGGCCGCACGCGCCGGGTTGTGGAGCGACAAGCAATACATGGAAATGGTCGCCGCCGTCGCTGCGACGTACGACAAGGGCCGTCCGGGCCTCGCCACGTGGCGCAACGTGCAAGACACCACCAACGATCCGACCATCGCTCAGCGTCGTCCGTTGCCGTATCGCAACTATCAGGCGAGCGAGGATTATTACTCCGCCGGCGAAATGATCTGGTTGGATGTCGACGGCAAGCTGCGCGAACTCACCGGCGGCAAGAAAACCATCGACGATTTCGGTAAAGCCTTCTTCGGCGTGAATCCGGGTGCGTGGGATGTCGATCCCTACACCTTCGAAGATGTGGTCAAGACGCTCAACGACATCGCGCCGTTCGACTGGAAGAGCTACCTGCGCACGCGTCTGGACGGGCACGGTCCGCTCACCGGCGGTCTGGAATCGCACGGCTGGAAGCTGGTCTATACCGACAAGCCGTCCGATGCGATCAAGGCGGCCGAAGGTTTCCGTCACACCGCCGATCTTACGTTCTCGCTGGGCGTATCGGTGGGCAAAGAAGGCGCGATCGGCGATGTGCTGTGGGACGGCCCTGCATTCAACGCCGGTCTCTCGCCGGGCATGACCATCGTGGCCATCAACGGCCGCAGCTACGATGCGGATGCGCTCAAGGACGCTGTCACCGCAGCGGCGAAGGACACCAATCAGCCCATCGAACTGTTGGTGAAGAACTTCGACGAGTACAAGACCGTGCGCATCGACTATCACGGCGGCCTGAAGTATCCGCATCTGGAACGCGATACCAGCAAGCCCGATACGTTGAGCCAGCTGATCAAAGCACGCTGA